TTCCTTTATGGGGGACAAAGGCTTATAACGCTTTCCCAGAAACACAGGCGAAATAAGCAAAAACCGACAGTCTGAGGTGCATTTGACATCACCTCAGACTGTAATAAAAATGAAAGTAATCTTTCATAACTGTGATATGATGCGCGAAAATTTTCAATCAACACTTTCAATATGAAGTTTCCCGGCCAGCGCAAATCTAAGCACTATTTCCCAACTCACGCCCGAGATCCACTCGTAAACCAAATTCAGCAAACACCGAAGCTCCACCGCCCAACCATTGTGGGTGTGGGTCAGACCATTGTGGATATTGAAGCTCGTGTCGATGACGACTTCCTTGCTCGATATGATCTCAGCAAAGGCCACTCGCTGGTACTGGAAGAGAGTAAAGCGGACGAACTCTACGAAGAATTGGTTGAACGTGGTTTGATCACTCATCAATATCCGGGAGATACCATTGGCAATACATTGCACAACTATTCCGTTTTGGCGGACAGCAAATCGGTTTTGCTCGGTGTAATGTCAAAGAATATCGAAGTCGGCTCATACGCTTATCGTTACCTGTGCCGAACCTCTTCACGCATGAACCTCAACCATCTGCAAACCGTGGATGGCCCAATTGGTCGCTGCTATACCCTGATTTCAGAAGATGGTGAACGCACGTTTGCGATCAATGAAGGTCACATGAACAAACTGCGCCCAGATAGCATCCCAGAAGAAGTGTTTGAAAAAGCTTCAGCTCTGGTGGTTTCATCTTATTTGATGCGTGGTAAGCCAGAAGACCCTATGCCACAAGCGGTACAACGCGCCATTGAAATTGCAAAGGCACACGGTATTCCCGTGGTGCTGACTCTAGGCACAAAATATGTGATCGAAGGGAATGCCGAGTGGTGGCAAAACTACATGAAAGAGCATATTACCGTTGTTGCGATGAATGAAGAAGAAGGCGCTGCGCTGACGGGTGAACGAGATCCACTGCTTGCCGCTGATAAAGCTCTGGAATGGGTTGACTTAGTTCTATGCACCGCTGGCCCAGTGGGTTTGTACATGGCAGGTTATATTGACGAATCAGCAAAGCGCGAAACAGAGCTACCATTGCTACCGGGTAATATTCCTGAGTTTAATAAGTACGAATTCAGCCGCGCAATGCGTAAAGAAGATTGCCAAACCCCGCTGAAAGTTTACTCTCATATTGGCCCATACTTAGGCGGCCCGCTGGAGATTAAGAACACTAATGGTGCTGGCGATGGCGCACTTTCTGCGTTACTGCACGACATGGCGGCAAACGCGTATCACCAACGTAATGTGCCGAATTCTGCCAAGCATGACCAGCCATATTTGACCTATTCCTCGCTCTCTCAAGTGTGCAAATACGCAAACCGCGTCAGCTATGAAGTTCTGACTCAGCATTCTCCACGTCTATCACGGTCGCTACCTGAACGCGAAGATAGTTTGGAAGAAGCGTACTGGGATCGTTAATCACTATATGGTGAAAACAACGCTCTTGTAAGTGACTCTAAAATAAAAGAAGGCGACCAATGGTCGCCTTCTTTCTTTGTTTTCCAATTAATGAAATGGCTTATTTTTCCACTTCATAACTTTTTTGTGCAGTGTAGTAATTCTCTTTGAATGCCAGACTACCCCACATCGCATTAGCATGCGCGCGAGTCACGATTGATTTATCAAGCTGAAGCGGTGTCATTTTATGTGTCACTGAATCATATTGATAGGTCGTGATATCTTGTCCTGGTTGCAATACGACAACTTGGTTATCTGGTGTTAACCAACCAAAGTTTTTGTCACGTTGCATCATCGCACGTTGCTTTTCAACCGGAACATCTTGGGTTAAATCAAAGCCAATCATCGGGTTTTGACTACTAATACCGGCTAAGGAGAGTAGCGTTGGAGCTAAATCCAACTGGCTGAGTAAGCGATCATCTTTGCGTGCCTCAATGCCACCACCAAAAATAACCGCTGGAATATGGAAATATTCCACAGGGATTGGATTGGTACCTTGTGTTCGCGCATCATGGTCTGCAACGACAACAAACACAGTATTATCCCAATAAGGGGATTTCTTAGCCTTTTCAACAAATTGCCCCAACGCGTAGTCAGCGTATTTCACTGCATTTTCTACCGTCTGTTTCGGTTCATTGTATTGAGTAATCACACCATCTGGGTATTCAAATGGGCTATGGTTAGACGAGGTAAACACCAAACTAAAGAAAGGTTTACCTTCTTTTGCCATTTGCGTGAACTGCTCATCTGCTTTATTGAACAGATCTTCATCAGACGCTCCCCATGAACCGACAAACTTCGGATTTGAGAAAGTAGGCAGGTCTTGCATATCCACAAAGCCATTGCCGAGGAAGAAACTCTTCATATTGTCAAAATGGCTCTCGCCACCATAAATGAATTGCGTGTGGTACTGCTGAGTTTTCAGCAAACCTGCAATTGAGAAGAAGTTATTCTGGCTTTTACCTAGCTTCACTACAGAGCGAGCAGGCGTTGGTGAGAATCCTGTGGTTACCGCTTCAATACCACGCACAGAGCGAGTACCCGTGGCGTACATACGAGTAAATGCCCAGCCTTCGTTAATCAACTTGTCCATGTTTGGAGAAACATCAATACCTCCGAGGCTTTTCACATAACGCGCCCCGTGGCTTTCCATCAACAAAATGACGATGTTTTTAGGTGCACCTTGGTAAGTCGCGACATGATTGGCCAAAGACGGTTTGTCATCACTAATAAAATCTTCTGGAGCGACAGTCATCGAAGCACGAACTTGATCGATCACGAGTTGTTTATCCATTTTCGGATAAAATTCAAACGCGTTGGCCTCTGAGCCCATTTGCTTGGCTGCGAAAATCACTGAATACGCGGAGTTGAGCGCAAGATCGTTCATCAAAGGATCGCTAGAGAAAGAGACCATTGCAGGGTTCATAGGACGATGCCCTAAAGAAGAACGAGCGCCTAAAACACCAATTGCCACGACAAGTACAGCAATCACTGGACGCCAATACCACTTAGGGTAACGCAAGTTGGAAACGAGTGTTTTACTCCATCGCCAACCGAGCACAACCGTCAGTACACTCACGACTAGGCCGATAAATAGCTCCAATTTATAGCCAGACCACAACATACCAAAGACTTCTTTCGGATAGATGAGGTATTCCACAAACAAACGGTTAGGTCGCAGATCGTACTCAATAATAAAAGGAGGAGTAGCCACTTCCATGTACACAACGATCCACAAGCCTGCGGTGATCCAGAGTCGCAGAATCCAATTCCAAATGCGGCCTAACCAATGCTCACCAGAAATTAAGCTAGTCAAAAGTGCAGGTAAAATGAACAAATAGCAGATTGACGCAAAGTCCACCCGTAAACCACTGGCGAAAATGCGTACCCAACCTTCTGCATCCGTCACGCGGTCAAAATGCCAAATCGCTAACCCTAAACGAGATAGCGTAAAAATGGCTAACAAAGCAAGCAGAGCGCAAACAATAGGATAAAGAGGGCCAAAGAATCGTTTTAGTTTATTCAACATCGTTACCTAGGATCGTTTATAGATTAAAAGAATGAACTGCGATAATGTCAGATTCACATCTAAAATCAAACCGCCTTTAAACATAAAACTCAAATATTCAGCTTGTTGCGATGAATAATGGCCAGCCCTCCCAACAATAAAACTAAAAATAAAGAAGCTGCGCCGCCACTCGCTGAGCTTTCACTCACCGTGGTCGCCGTAGTTCCCCCTGGGGTCAATGTACGCACTCCGTTGCTTTCTGTGACGTAATACTTCGGCGTTTCTAACCCATTCATCACTCGTAAAATCCAGTTGTAATAGTCGGAGACTTCCGTGAATACCGAAGTCACTGGCTGAGTCAAATCACCACAAACGGATGGACCAAAACTGGTGATCCCAATTTGTACATAGCCTGAGCCACTATCGAAGTAGACGGGCCCCCCTGAATCACCCGAACAAGTGGAGTTTTTATATCCGCCAGTTACCGGACCAGAAAAGCAGACATGTCCTGAACCTAAATTTGCACCGTAATAAGCCGAGCAAGTCGAAAAAGGTACAAAGTCCAAGGTCGTTTCTAGCAATTGAGTCCCTCCTGCTACGTTGCTATACACATAGCCATGCCCCACCGCTTTATAAACGCCATTGACATCATAGTTGCCATTGATCGTACTATTGAGCACCCCTACAAAATTACTCACGTTAAGATCATTTTCTAATTTAATGATCGCGATATCATTCGGCCAATAAACGGAAGATGAATTCACATAGTTGTCTGGATAATAGAACTCTGAACCACGAGC
This genomic window from Vibrio mimicus contains:
- the vesA gene encoding GlyGly-anchored extracellular serine protease VesA — its product is MRKWLWIFLLLTTKVSAVEITPYIVNGTSANVANYPSFASLAIYISPYQYSSRTYCGATVLNSRYILTAAHCIYGDSYAMLYTVAIPQLQDESDFPNGNIQFARGSEFYYPDNYVNSSSVYWPNDIAIIKLENDLNVSNFVGVLNSTINGNYDVNGVYKAVGHGYVYSNVAGGTQLLETTLDFVPFSTCSAYYGANLGSGHVCFSGPVTGGYKNSTCSGDSGGPVYFDSGSGYVQIGITSFGPSVCGDLTQPVTSVFTEVSDYYNWILRVMNGLETPKYYVTESNGVRTLTPGGTTATTVSESSASGGAASLFLVLLLGGLAIIHRNKLNI
- a CDS encoding LTA synthase family protein, with product MNKLKRFFGPLYPIVCALLALLAIFTLSRLGLAIWHFDRVTDAEGWVRIFASGLRVDFASICYLFILPALLTSLISGEHWLGRIWNWILRLWITAGLWIVVYMEVATPPFIIEYDLRPNRLFVEYLIYPKEVFGMLWSGYKLELFIGLVVSVLTVVLGWRWSKTLVSNLRYPKWYWRPVIAVLVVAIGVLGARSSLGHRPMNPAMVSFSSDPLMNDLALNSAYSVIFAAKQMGSEANAFEFYPKMDKQLVIDQVRASMTVAPEDFISDDKPSLANHVATYQGAPKNIVILLMESHGARYVKSLGGIDVSPNMDKLINEGWAFTRMYATGTRSVRGIEAVTTGFSPTPARSVVKLGKSQNNFFSIAGLLKTQQYHTQFIYGGESHFDNMKSFFLGNGFVDMQDLPTFSNPKFVGSWGASDEDLFNKADEQFTQMAKEGKPFFSLVFTSSNHSPFEYPDGVITQYNEPKQTVENAVKYADYALGQFVEKAKKSPYWDNTVFVVVADHDARTQGTNPIPVEYFHIPAVIFGGGIEARKDDRLLSQLDLAPTLLSLAGISSQNPMIGFDLTQDVPVEKQRAMMQRDKNFGWLTPDNQVVVLQPGQDITTYQYDSVTHKMTPLQLDKSIVTRAHANAMWGSLAFKENYYTAQKSYEVEK
- a CDS encoding inosine/guanosine kinase, with the translated sequence MKFPGQRKSKHYFPTHARDPLVNQIQQTPKLHRPTIVGVGQTIVDIEARVDDDFLARYDLSKGHSLVLEESKADELYEELVERGLITHQYPGDTIGNTLHNYSVLADSKSVLLGVMSKNIEVGSYAYRYLCRTSSRMNLNHLQTVDGPIGRCYTLISEDGERTFAINEGHMNKLRPDSIPEEVFEKASALVVSSYLMRGKPEDPMPQAVQRAIEIAKAHGIPVVLTLGTKYVIEGNAEWWQNYMKEHITVVAMNEEEGAALTGERDPLLAADKALEWVDLVLCTAGPVGLYMAGYIDESAKRETELPLLPGNIPEFNKYEFSRAMRKEDCQTPLKVYSHIGPYLGGPLEIKNTNGAGDGALSALLHDMAANAYHQRNVPNSAKHDQPYLTYSSLSQVCKYANRVSYEVLTQHSPRLSRSLPEREDSLEEAYWDR